One window of Anaerolineales bacterium genomic DNA carries:
- the recO gene encoding DNA repair protein RecO codes for MTDFRSFRASAIVLRHSDWGEADRLLTLYTREHGMVRALAKGARKVTSRKAGHLEPFTHVTIQLAKGRDLLIVTQVETINAFLPLRDDLVKTGYAAYAVELLLRFSYEGEGPNPSIFRLLLETLSRLEREEDTWLAARYYEMRLLDAVGFRPHLFECANCGREILPEDQFFSFTAGGVICPRCGEGLPNLTGISLETLKYLRHFQRSSYKEASRAKPGSDVRREVEILILGYFTYLLERELNTPGFLKKIKQ; via the coding sequence ATGACCGACTTCCGTTCGTTTCGCGCTTCTGCCATTGTTCTCCGCCATTCAGATTGGGGCGAAGCGGACCGCCTGCTGACCCTGTACACCAGAGAGCACGGCATGGTGCGCGCGCTGGCAAAGGGCGCGCGGAAAGTCACTTCGCGCAAAGCCGGGCATCTGGAGCCCTTCACTCACGTCACGATCCAACTCGCAAAAGGACGCGACTTGTTAATCGTCACACAAGTGGAGACGATAAATGCCTTCCTGCCATTGCGCGATGACCTGGTAAAAACCGGATACGCTGCCTATGCCGTGGAATTGCTCCTGCGGTTTTCATATGAAGGTGAGGGTCCGAATCCTTCGATCTTTCGATTGCTCCTTGAAACCCTCAGCCGACTTGAACGGGAGGAAGACACCTGGCTCGCGGCTCGTTATTATGAAATGCGCCTCCTCGATGCAGTTGGATTTCGCCCCCATCTCTTCGAGTGCGCGAACTGTGGGCGGGAGATATTGCCCGAGGACCAGTTCTTTTCCTTTACAGCGGGTGGCGTGATTTGTCCGCGTTGCGGCGAAGGGCTTCCAAACCTGACGGGGATATCGCTGGAAACCCTAAAGTATTTGCGTCACTTCCAACGTTCCAGTTATAAGGAAGCCTCGCGCGCCAAACCCGGTTCAGACGTCCGACGAGAGGTGGAAATTTTGATCCTGGGATACTTTACCTATCTGCTCGAGCGCGAATTGAACACTCCCGGCTTTTTGAAAAAGATCAAGCAATAG
- the cdd gene encoding cytidine deaminase, whose protein sequence is MTITKTEKQSLIDLANEARRRAYVPYSNYPVGAALRTKTGRIFTGVNVENAAYPQTMCAERVAIFKAVSEGETDFEIIAVVTNNGGSPCGGCRQVMAEFGLDVVVLFGNGEGKMVHETTVRELLPEAFTPEHLVPDN, encoded by the coding sequence ATGACCATCACAAAAACTGAGAAACAATCCCTGATCGATCTGGCAAACGAGGCGCGCCGCCGCGCGTATGTTCCATATTCCAATTATCCTGTCGGTGCGGCATTACGGACGAAGACCGGGAGAATTTTCACGGGTGTGAACGTGGAGAATGCCGCCTACCCGCAAACGATGTGCGCCGAACGCGTCGCCATATTCAAGGCGGTTTCCGAAGGTGAGACGGATTTCGAGATCATTGCTGTTGTGACCAATAACGGCGGCTCTCCCTGCGGCGGGTGCAGGCAGGTCATGGCGGAATTCGGTTTGGATGTGGTCGTGTTGTTCGGCAACGGGGAAGGGAAAATGGTCCATGAAACCACGGTAAGGGAATTGCTCCCCGAAGCCTTCACACCGGAACATTTGGTTCCAGATAATTAG
- a CDS encoding NAD(P)/FAD-dependent oxidoreductase: MPNHDILIIGGGPSGLSTALHLAKLAPHLTTRILILEKEHYPRPKLCAGGLVIDAERILEALGLDVSEVPNVTTDEIRFDYEGKGLPVRVPKRHALRIVRRDEFDHWLVKKAEIRGLEIRQGVIVKSVQPHEDQVIIQTNIGEFHARIVVGADGSNGITRRSILPNDPVYTARVLEVLTPSAPGGMREEAWRGQTAFFDFFPVPENIAGYVWDFPTQVKGEAMRCWGVYDTNLLSDQKRPALIQPLAEEMNRWGFDLNEYEIQGHPIRWYSPQNRISVPRVLLVGDAVGADAIFGEGISMALGYGIIAAREIAESYQRNEFSFRGYKRRLARSGLGQALFIRWLIAQIIYSFKWRWFQILLWRILKPFVLLVSWVFVLNWSKKDIKAMR, translated from the coding sequence ATGCCAAATCACGACATCCTGATCATCGGCGGCGGACCAAGCGGACTATCCACCGCGCTTCATCTTGCAAAGTTAGCCCCGCATCTTACCACCCGCATCCTGATCCTCGAAAAGGAGCATTATCCCCGTCCGAAGCTGTGCGCTGGCGGGCTGGTCATCGACGCGGAAAGGATTCTCGAAGCCCTCGGCTTGGATGTAAGCGAAGTCCCAAATGTCACAACAGATGAAATTCGTTTCGATTATGAAGGTAAAGGTTTACCCGTCCGAGTGCCAAAACGCCATGCCTTACGCATCGTCCGCAGGGATGAGTTCGATCACTGGCTGGTGAAAAAGGCGGAGATCAGAGGATTGGAGATTAGACAAGGGGTGATCGTCAAGAGCGTTCAACCACACGAAGATCAGGTAATTATTCAAACCAATATCGGGGAGTTTCACGCCAGGATCGTCGTCGGCGCAGACGGCTCGAATGGGATCACAAGAAGAAGCATCCTGCCAAATGACCCGGTCTACACAGCGCGAGTATTGGAAGTGTTGACCCCTTCAGCCCCCGGCGGAATGAGAGAAGAGGCTTGGAGGGGGCAAACGGCATTCTTCGATTTCTTTCCTGTTCCTGAAAATATAGCAGGTTACGTGTGGGATTTCCCCACGCAGGTAAAAGGCGAGGCGATGCGGTGCTGGGGAGTGTATGACACGAACCTTCTATCCGACCAGAAGCGACCGGCATTAATTCAGCCGCTTGCCGAGGAAATGAACCGCTGGGGTTTTGATTTGAATGAATATGAAATTCAGGGTCATCCCATCCGCTGGTACAGCCCGCAAAACAGGATATCCGTCCCTAGAGTCCTGCTTGTCGGCGACGCCGTCGGAGCCGATGCGATCTTCGGCGAAGGTATCAGCATGGCGCTTGGATATGGGATCATCGCCGCGCGCGAGATCGCGGAGTCGTATCAGCGAAATGAATTTTCCTTTCGCGGGTACAAGCGTCGGCTGGCGCGAAGCGGACTCGGTCAGGCACTATTCATCCGCTGGCTGATCGCCCAAATCATCTACTCCTTCAAATGGCGCTGGTTCCAAATCCTGCTCTGGCGGATTCTTAAACCCTTCGTATTGCTTGTATCTTGGGTTTTCGTATTGAACTGGAGTAAAAAGGACATCAAAGCAATGCGGTGA